The Hymenobacter sp. DG01 genome has a segment encoding these proteins:
- the ispG gene encoding (E)-4-hydroxy-3-methylbut-2-enyl-diphosphate synthase: MNKIYCPSLTEYKRRLSREVQLGDLPMGGLNPIRVQSMTTVDTMDTLGSVEQTLRMVEAGCEYVRITAPSVKEAQNLLEIKKELRKRGCNVPLIADIHFTPNAAELAARIVEKVRVNPGNYADKKKFDVIEYTDATYAAEVERIRERFRPLVQICKQYGTAMRIGTNHGSLSDRILSRYGDTPLGMVESALEFLRLCEEENYYNVVLSMKASNTQVMVQAYRLLVQKLDEEGLQPYPLHLGVTEAGEAEDGRIKSAVGIGTLLEDGLGDTVRVSLTEAPEAEAPVARALIDRYTTRAQQAKSIAPLTEDFTSGATAGAHEFKPELISNDAALLPIDPFQYHRRVTREVMNLGGQNVPRVMADLSRLPGLEYADLRAAGHLYSAFLDKFQMNDLGADYVYSGQRPIPFMLPNGLKEVVDYTAWLDGGQRPEHYPVLTPAEYAAAGAWHPELNFVFQNLASLTPAALEQLRADATAVLILHTDNAHAMPEIRRAFFRLIHSGVTNPVLINRQYPALTPEQTQLYAATDVGGLLLDGLGDGVVLSTELLPERPKAEWLQVIDQFNQLSFGILQAARTRMSKTEYISCPSCGRTLFDLQETTAMIRKRTDHLKGVKIGIMGCIVNGPGEMADADYGYVGVGKGKIALYRGQEVIKKSVPEERAVDELIELMREDGRWIEPVLLEEPVVG, from the coding sequence ATGAATAAGATCTATTGCCCCAGCCTCACCGAATATAAGCGCCGTTTGTCCCGCGAAGTCCAGCTCGGCGACCTGCCCATGGGCGGGCTCAACCCCATTCGGGTGCAGAGCATGACTACCGTGGACACTATGGATACGCTGGGCTCGGTGGAGCAAACCCTGCGCATGGTAGAGGCCGGCTGCGAGTACGTGCGCATTACGGCCCCCAGTGTAAAGGAGGCCCAGAACCTGCTGGAAATCAAAAAGGAGCTGCGCAAGCGCGGTTGCAACGTGCCCCTTATTGCCGACATCCACTTCACGCCCAACGCTGCGGAGCTGGCCGCCCGCATCGTGGAGAAGGTGCGCGTGAACCCCGGCAACTACGCCGACAAAAAGAAGTTCGACGTTATTGAGTACACCGATGCTACCTACGCCGCCGAGGTGGAGCGCATCCGGGAGCGGTTTCGGCCCTTGGTGCAAATCTGCAAGCAGTACGGCACGGCCATGCGCATCGGCACCAACCACGGCTCCCTCTCGGACCGCATCCTGAGCCGCTACGGCGATACCCCGCTGGGCATGGTGGAGTCGGCGTTGGAGTTTCTGCGCCTCTGCGAGGAGGAAAACTACTACAACGTGGTCTTGAGCATGAAGGCCAGCAACACCCAGGTGATGGTGCAGGCCTACCGCCTGCTGGTGCAGAAGCTCGATGAAGAAGGTCTGCAGCCCTACCCCCTGCACCTGGGCGTAACCGAAGCCGGCGAGGCCGAAGACGGCCGCATCAAGTCGGCCGTGGGCATTGGCACCCTGCTGGAAGACGGCCTCGGCGACACCGTGCGCGTGTCGCTCACCGAAGCGCCGGAAGCCGAAGCCCCCGTGGCCCGCGCCCTGATTGACCGCTACACTACCCGCGCCCAGCAGGCCAAATCTATTGCCCCACTAACCGAAGACTTTACTTCGGGAGCTACGGCCGGGGCGCACGAGTTCAAGCCCGAGCTAATCAGCAACGACGCCGCTCTGTTGCCAATTGATCCCTTCCAGTACCACCGCCGCGTTACGCGCGAGGTGATGAACTTGGGCGGACAAAACGTGCCGCGGGTAATGGCCGACCTCTCGCGCCTGCCGGGCCTGGAGTACGCCGACCTGCGCGCCGCCGGCCACCTCTACTCGGCCTTCCTCGACAAGTTCCAGATGAACGACCTCGGGGCCGACTACGTGTACTCGGGCCAGCGGCCAATTCCATTCATGTTGCCCAACGGCCTGAAAGAGGTAGTCGATTACACGGCTTGGCTAGATGGCGGCCAGCGCCCCGAGCACTACCCCGTGCTCACGCCGGCCGAGTACGCCGCGGCCGGCGCCTGGCACCCGGAGCTGAACTTCGTATTCCAGAATCTGGCTTCACTGACACCCGCGGCCCTGGAACAACTGCGCGCCGATGCTACGGCCGTACTCATCCTGCACACCGATAACGCCCACGCCATGCCGGAAATCCGGCGTGCCTTCTTCCGGCTGATTCATAGCGGCGTCACGAACCCTGTACTCATCAACCGCCAGTATCCGGCTCTCACGCCCGAGCAAACCCAGCTCTACGCCGCCACCGACGTAGGCGGTCTGCTCCTCGACGGCCTCGGCGACGGGGTAGTGCTCAGCACGGAGCTGCTGCCGGAGCGCCCCAAAGCCGAGTGGCTCCAGGTCATCGATCAATTCAACCAGCTCTCCTTCGGCATCCTGCAGGCGGCGCGCACCCGCATGAGCAAAACGGAGTACATCAGTTGCCCCAGCTGCGGCCGTACCCTGTTTGATCTGCAGGAAACCACCGCCATGATTCGCAAGCGCACCGACCACCTCAAGGGCGTGAAAATCGGCATCATGGGCTGCATCGTGAACGGTCCTGGCGAAATGGCTGATGCCGACTACGGCTACGTGGGTGTGGGCAAAGGCAAAATTGCCCTCTACCGCGGCCAGGAAGTCATCAAGAAATCCGTGCCCGAAGAACGCGCAGTAGATGAGCTGATTGAGCTAATGCGCGAGGATGGCCGCTGGATCGAGCCCGTGCTGCTGGAAGAGCCGGTGGTGGGGTAA
- a CDS encoding epimerase, whose product MKLRVIITGTTGMVGEGVLLECLNNPEVEQVLSVSRKPSGRQHPKLREILHADFQDLTPIQDQLAGYNACFFCLGVSSMGMKEPEYRRLTYDLTLHFAQTLLPRNPGLTFCYVSGAGTDGTLKSRQMWARVKGETENALLQLGFQDAYMFRPGFMKATPGQQHVLSYYKYFDWLYPVLRAVTPKYVSTLAEVGQAMLRVAQHGYLRKVLEVPDIVALANLQQRQGSPVSEG is encoded by the coding sequence ATGAAACTACGAGTAATCATCACCGGCACGACCGGCATGGTGGGCGAGGGTGTGCTGCTGGAATGTTTGAACAACCCGGAGGTAGAGCAAGTGCTGTCCGTGAGCCGCAAGCCCAGCGGACGGCAGCACCCGAAGCTGCGGGAAATCCTGCACGCTGATTTCCAGGACCTCACGCCTATTCAGGACCAACTGGCGGGCTACAACGCCTGCTTTTTCTGTTTGGGCGTGTCGTCGATGGGGATGAAGGAGCCAGAGTACCGCCGTCTTACCTACGACCTGACCCTGCACTTTGCCCAAACGCTGCTACCCCGCAACCCCGGTTTAACCTTCTGCTACGTGTCGGGCGCCGGCACCGATGGCACCCTGAAGAGCCGGCAGATGTGGGCGCGTGTGAAAGGAGAAACTGAAAACGCCCTGCTACAGCTCGGTTTTCAGGATGCCTATATGTTCCGGCCGGGCTTTATGAAGGCCACGCCGGGCCAGCAGCACGTGCTGTCATACTACAAGTATTTCGACTGGCTGTACCCGGTGCTGCGGGCCGTAACGCCCAAGTACGTTTCCACGCTGGCCGAAGTGGGGCAGGCCATGCTGCGGGTGGCCCAACATGGGTATCTGCGCAAGGTGCTGGAAGTGCCGGATATCGTGGCGCTAGCCAACCTGCAGCAGCGGCAGGGTTCACCGGTTTCGGAGGGGTAG
- a CDS encoding nuclear transport factor 2 family protein, which yields MKHLLLPCLLAAAAPAFAQKPANETEAVKRTIQTFFEGMRKGDSTMVRATLAPGAVFHTISTKGGQIQLRPDNPASFVKMVGTPHQEVYDERITFDKVLIDANLASVWTPYEFYLGNTFSHCGYNSFQLVKLADGWKIAHVIDTRRKEKCK from the coding sequence ATGAAACATTTGCTACTCCCCTGCCTGCTGGCTGCCGCTGCCCCAGCCTTCGCCCAAAAGCCCGCCAACGAAACAGAGGCGGTGAAGCGCACCATCCAGACCTTTTTTGAGGGCATGCGCAAGGGCGACAGCACCATGGTACGGGCCACGCTGGCGCCCGGCGCCGTGTTTCATACTATCAGTACCAAAGGCGGCCAAATCCAGCTACGGCCCGATAATCCGGCGAGCTTCGTGAAGATGGTGGGCACCCCGCACCAGGAGGTCTATGATGAGCGCATCACCTTTGATAAAGTGCTGATTGATGCTAACCTGGCCAGCGTCTGGACGCCCTACGAGTTCTACCTGGGCAACACCTTCAGCCACTGCGGCTACAACTCGTTTCAGCTGGTAAAGCTGGCCGACGGCTGGAAAATTGCTCACGTCATCGACACGCGCCGCAAGGAGAAGTGCAAGTAG
- a CDS encoding long-chain fatty acid--CoA ligase, with the protein MEIRRTFDLLPHLIATSPQADCLVEKKAGTWQPLSTTRVQELSNHVSLGLRQLGIGRGDKVAIISANRPEWVIADLGIAQLGAVSVPMYPTITVEDYRHIFQDAGVRVVLVQDKKLLARVQQAVAGLAHGPEHIFTFDKLEGVAHFGELLALGQGENPAELEALKAAVQPDDLLTLIYTSGTTGRPKGVMLSHRNILYNCENLTGYLPMSAGQKALSFLPLSHIFERTATYLYLLLGFSVWYAESVERIADNLREVQPQVFTTVPRLLEKIYDKIVAQGQKLAGAKKKLFFWALNLGLRYDTQKDQGFWYNTQLALANKLVFSKWREALGGQVRYIVSGGGALQPRLARVFWAAGIPVMEGYGMTETSPVIAASQPVAEGNFIGAVGPVIPGVEVKIAPDGEILTRSPSVMQGYYNRPDLTAEVIDAEGWLHTGDIGEFIQGIFLKITDRKKEMFKTSNGKYVAPQPLESKISESPLVEQVMVVGEGEKYAAALLVPAFAELRAWAKSHNLPTDLSDAALAAHTQVQQLYEQLVQQANAAFAQWEQIKKVALLPTLWSVESGELTPTMKVKRKIVSQNNQQRIESLFR; encoded by the coding sequence ATGGAAATCCGCCGCACCTTCGACCTGCTACCCCACCTTATTGCTACCTCGCCCCAGGCCGATTGTCTGGTTGAAAAGAAAGCCGGCACCTGGCAGCCCCTGAGCACCACCCGCGTGCAGGAGCTGAGCAACCACGTTAGCCTGGGGTTGCGCCAGCTCGGCATTGGGCGCGGCGATAAAGTGGCTATTATTTCCGCCAATCGCCCCGAGTGGGTCATTGCTGACTTAGGCATTGCTCAGCTGGGGGCCGTGAGTGTGCCCATGTACCCTACCATTACGGTGGAGGACTACCGCCATATTTTTCAGGATGCGGGCGTGCGCGTGGTGCTGGTGCAGGATAAAAAGCTGCTGGCCCGGGTGCAGCAGGCCGTGGCGGGCCTGGCGCACGGCCCCGAGCACATCTTCACCTTCGACAAGCTGGAGGGGGTGGCACATTTTGGTGAGCTGCTGGCGCTGGGCCAGGGCGAAAACCCGGCGGAACTGGAGGCCCTGAAAGCTGCTGTGCAGCCCGATGACCTGCTCACCCTGATTTACACCTCCGGCACTACCGGTCGGCCCAAGGGCGTAATGCTCAGCCACCGCAACATCTTGTACAACTGCGAGAACCTGACCGGCTACCTGCCCATGTCGGCAGGCCAGAAGGCGTTGAGCTTTCTCCCACTCAGCCATATTTTCGAGCGCACCGCCACCTACCTCTACCTGCTGTTGGGCTTTAGCGTGTGGTACGCCGAGAGCGTAGAGCGCATTGCCGACAACCTACGCGAGGTGCAGCCCCAGGTATTTACCACCGTGCCCCGCCTGCTCGAAAAAATCTACGACAAGATTGTAGCCCAGGGCCAGAAGCTGGCCGGCGCCAAGAAAAAGCTGTTCTTCTGGGCCCTGAATCTGGGCCTGCGCTACGATACGCAGAAGGACCAGGGCTTCTGGTACAACACCCAGCTGGCGCTGGCCAACAAGCTGGTATTCAGTAAGTGGCGCGAAGCATTAGGCGGGCAGGTGCGCTACATCGTGAGCGGGGGTGGGGCCCTGCAGCCGCGCCTGGCGCGGGTGTTTTGGGCCGCAGGCATCCCTGTAATGGAAGGCTACGGCATGACGGAAACCTCGCCCGTAATTGCCGCTTCCCAGCCCGTAGCGGAAGGTAACTTTATCGGGGCAGTAGGCCCTGTCATTCCCGGAGTGGAGGTAAAAATTGCCCCCGATGGGGAAATCCTGACCCGCTCGCCCTCCGTGATGCAGGGCTACTACAACCGCCCCGACCTCACGGCCGAGGTCATAGACGCCGAAGGCTGGCTGCATACCGGCGACATCGGCGAGTTTATCCAGGGTATATTCCTCAAAATCACGGACCGCAAAAAGGAGATGTTCAAGACCTCCAACGGTAAGTACGTGGCCCCGCAGCCCTTGGAGTCCAAGATTTCGGAGTCGCCGCTGGTGGAGCAGGTGATGGTAGTGGGCGAGGGAGAGAAGTACGCGGCGGCTCTGTTGGTGCCAGCCTTTGCCGAGCTGCGGGCCTGGGCCAAAAGTCACAACCTGCCCACTGACCTCTCCGACGCCGCCCTAGCCGCCCACACCCAGGTGCAGCAGCTCTACGAGCAGCTCGTGCAGCAGGCCAACGCGGCCTTCGCCCAGTGGGAGCAAATCAAGAAAGTAGCCCTGCTACCCACCCTCTGGAGCGTAGAGTCGGGTGAGCTGACGCCCACTATGAAAGTGAAGCGCAAAATCGTGAGTCAGAATAATCAGCAGCGGATCGAGTCGCTGTTTCGGTAG
- a CDS encoding DUF6728 family protein produces MRKDLFNFGPALGYFFRKPDPTRHTNFNLRTMHFINKLSMAMFLVGFIILLYRWFLR; encoded by the coding sequence ATGCGCAAAGACCTGTTTAACTTCGGTCCGGCTCTCGGTTACTTCTTCCGCAAGCCCGATCCTACCCGCCACACCAATTTCAACCTGCGCACCATGCACTTCATCAATAAGCTGAGCATGGCCATGTTCCTGGTGGGCTTTATCATTCTGCTCTACCGCTGGTTTCTCCGCTAG
- a CDS encoding MmcQ/YjbR family DNA-binding protein, protein MNIEDFRDYCLLKAGVTEETPFGPDTLVFKVGGKVFALTDINTFGSINLKCDPERAQELREQHDYVLPGFHMNKKHWNTVLMGTGIPGRQLRELIDHSYDLVRASLPRKQREELAAAEQEGESSSEI, encoded by the coding sequence ATGAACATTGAAGACTTCCGCGACTACTGCCTGCTGAAAGCCGGCGTCACCGAAGAAACCCCCTTTGGGCCTGACACGCTGGTATTTAAAGTAGGAGGCAAGGTGTTCGCTCTTACCGACATCAACACCTTCGGCAGCATTAACCTGAAGTGTGACCCGGAGCGGGCCCAGGAACTGCGCGAGCAGCACGACTACGTGCTACCTGGTTTCCACATGAATAAGAAGCACTGGAATACCGTGCTCATGGGTACAGGCATTCCCGGCCGGCAGTTGCGCGAGCTGATTGATCATTCCTACGACTTGGTCCGCGCTTCCCTACCCCGGAAACAGCGAGAGGAGCTGGCCGCTGCTGAGCAGGAAGGGGAGTCGTCTTCGGAAATATAG
- a CDS encoding Rrf2 family transcriptional regulator gives MQISSRFSVAVHVLSLLALQQEDDVLLTSERMAGSVNTNPVVIRRLLGQLKKAGLVEVRPASGGTFLTRQPAAISLLDVYRAVEVVGEGQLFSVHDKPLQACLVGRNIQSALDATLQRAQNALEQVLAGVTLQQVTTEIMSQENLKN, from the coding sequence ATGCAGATTAGCAGCCGTTTCTCCGTCGCCGTACACGTTCTTTCCCTGCTGGCCTTGCAGCAGGAAGATGACGTATTGCTGACCTCAGAACGGATGGCGGGGAGCGTGAATACCAACCCCGTTGTGATACGGCGCTTACTAGGGCAGCTCAAAAAGGCGGGGCTGGTGGAAGTGCGTCCTGCTTCGGGCGGCACCTTCCTGACGCGCCAACCGGCGGCCATTTCTCTGCTCGATGTGTACCGGGCGGTAGAGGTAGTAGGGGAAGGACAGCTGTTCAGCGTTCATGACAAGCCCCTGCAGGCCTGCTTGGTAGGCCGCAATATTCAGTCGGCGCTCGATGCTACCCTGCAGCGCGCTCAAAACGCGCTGGAACAGGTATTGGCCGGTGTCACCCTGCAACAAGTCACCACCGAAATCATGTCGCAGGAAAACCTGAAAAATTAA
- a CDS encoding NAD(P)-dependent oxidoreductase, which yields MKIALIGATGFVGPKLLREALNRGHQVTAIVRDPAKLTEQHENLTVVTGDVNQVDELAQQLAGHDVVLSSFNAGWTNPNLYEDFLQGSRNIQAATEKSGVKRLIAIGGAGSLYINGQQLVDGPEFPANIKPGATAARDYLTELKQNDTLDWTFFSPAIEMHQGITTGRTGHYRLGTESPVFNEEGRSVLSAEDLAIALLDEVEHPKHIRQRFTAAY from the coding sequence ATGAAAATTGCCCTCATTGGTGCTACCGGCTTTGTTGGTCCGAAACTGCTGCGCGAAGCCCTCAACCGCGGTCATCAGGTAACGGCCATCGTGCGCGACCCCGCCAAACTCACCGAGCAACACGAAAACCTGACGGTAGTAACCGGCGACGTAAACCAGGTGGACGAGCTGGCCCAGCAGCTGGCCGGCCACGACGTAGTGCTAAGCTCCTTTAACGCTGGCTGGACCAACCCCAACCTGTACGAGGATTTCCTGCAGGGCTCCCGCAACATTCAAGCGGCCACCGAAAAATCGGGGGTGAAGCGCCTGATAGCCATTGGCGGCGCGGGCAGCCTCTACATCAACGGCCAGCAGTTGGTGGATGGCCCGGAGTTTCCGGCCAACATCAAGCCCGGCGCCACCGCCGCCCGCGACTACCTCACCGAGCTCAAGCAGAACGATACGCTGGACTGGACGTTCTTCAGCCCCGCCATTGAGATGCACCAGGGTATCACCACGGGCCGCACCGGGCACTACCGCCTCGGCACTGAAAGCCCCGTCTTCAACGAAGAAGGCCGCAGCGTCCTCTCCGCTGAAGACCTGGCCATTGCCCTCCTCGACGAGGTAGAACACCCCAAGCACATCCGCCAACGCTTCACGGCGGCGTATTAG
- a CDS encoding leucine--tRNA ligase: MPGYHPQDIEKKWQAHWKEHNTFKAENQPDKPKYYVLDMFPYPSGAGLHVGHPLGYIASDIVSRYKRLQGFNVLHPMGFDSFGLPAEQYAIQTGQHPAITTEQNIDTYIRQLNSLGFSYDWSREVRTSDPQYYKWTQWIFLKLFNSWYNLDTDSAEPLKTLLDKFAENGSQGVRAAGDEEERHDFTAGQWQMWSEKQKLQAVHPYRLAYQSDTYVNWCAGLGTVLSNDEVKDGLSERGGFPVERRLMPQWNLRITAYADRLLQGLDTIDWPEAVKEMQRNWIGKSIGAEVSFSVQGHKQAQIKVYTTRVDTIYGATFLVLAPEHELVKELTTPEQQETIQEYIDATKRRSERDRMADTKTVSGAFTGAYALNPFTNEPIQIWIADYVLAGYGTGAVMAVPSGDQRDYVFAKHFNLPIVRVVDQQQIEEQADPTKEGTYLHGLIQGMGYKEATQVLIQQLEERGIGKGKVNFRIRDAIFGRQRYWGEPIPIYYKDGVAYGVAEADLPLVLPEIDEYKPTETGEPPLARAKDWKYKGQYDYELSTMPGWAGSSWYFLRYMDPENQERFVGQEAEQYWQQVDLYLGGAEHATGHLLYSRFWHLFLKDLGLVTANEPFQKLINQGMILGRSNFVYRLNLAYSQADENGQLQKVSGPNVFVSRSIYDEIRDVSLEEALQSKRGPLRTKLREVLRNLTPGSSDSNSFASVGFGSPAFTPLHVDVNIVENDVLDIDAFKNWREEYANAEFILEDNGTYVCGVEVEKMSKSKYNVVNPDTLIEKFGADALRLYEMFLGPLEQFKPWNTNGMSGVAGFLKKLWRLYHPQDGDFAVTDETPKPAELKALHKAIKKVEEDIEKFSFNTTVSALMITVNELTALNTHNRAVLEPLVVLISPYAPHLAEELWQKLGHEAGSISSASYPEFREEYLVEDTVNYPVAINGKVREQLQFPATATAAEIEAAVRATDILARYAEGKEAKKVIVVPGRMVNVVV; this comes from the coding sequence ATGCCCGGTTACCATCCCCAGGATATCGAGAAGAAGTGGCAAGCCCACTGGAAAGAGCACAATACCTTCAAGGCTGAAAACCAGCCGGATAAGCCCAAATACTACGTGCTGGATATGTTTCCCTACCCCTCCGGGGCCGGGCTGCACGTAGGCCACCCGCTGGGCTACATTGCCTCCGATATTGTGTCGCGCTACAAGCGCCTGCAGGGGTTTAACGTACTGCATCCCATGGGTTTCGACTCGTTTGGCCTCCCCGCCGAGCAGTACGCCATCCAGACAGGCCAGCACCCAGCCATTACCACCGAGCAGAACATCGACACCTACATCCGGCAGCTTAACTCCCTGGGCTTCAGCTACGACTGGAGCCGCGAGGTACGTACCTCCGACCCACAATACTACAAGTGGACGCAGTGGATTTTCCTGAAGCTGTTTAATAGCTGGTACAACCTCGATACCGACAGCGCCGAGCCGCTGAAAACCCTGCTCGATAAGTTTGCCGAGAACGGCAGCCAGGGCGTACGTGCTGCCGGCGACGAGGAAGAGCGCCACGATTTCACAGCCGGCCAGTGGCAGATGTGGAGCGAGAAGCAGAAGCTTCAGGCGGTGCACCCCTACCGACTAGCTTATCAGTCAGACACCTATGTCAACTGGTGCGCCGGCCTGGGCACGGTGCTTTCCAACGATGAGGTGAAAGATGGCCTTTCGGAGCGCGGCGGGTTCCCCGTGGAACGTCGGTTGATGCCGCAGTGGAACCTTCGCATTACTGCTTACGCCGACCGTTTGCTTCAGGGCCTCGATACCATCGACTGGCCCGAAGCCGTGAAGGAGATGCAGCGCAACTGGATTGGCAAGAGCATTGGGGCTGAGGTGAGCTTCTCGGTGCAGGGCCACAAGCAGGCGCAGATTAAGGTGTACACCACCCGCGTAGATACCATTTACGGCGCCACTTTCCTGGTGCTGGCGCCTGAGCACGAGTTGGTTAAAGAACTGACCACGCCCGAGCAGCAGGAAACGATTCAGGAATACATTGACGCCACCAAGCGCCGCTCGGAGCGTGACCGGATGGCCGATACTAAAACTGTATCGGGCGCTTTCACCGGTGCTTACGCCCTGAACCCCTTCACCAACGAGCCCATCCAGATCTGGATTGCCGACTACGTGCTGGCTGGCTACGGCACCGGCGCCGTGATGGCCGTGCCTTCGGGCGACCAGCGCGACTACGTATTTGCCAAACACTTCAACCTGCCTATCGTGCGGGTAGTTGACCAACAGCAGATTGAGGAGCAGGCCGACCCCACCAAGGAAGGCACCTACCTGCACGGCCTCATCCAGGGCATGGGCTACAAGGAAGCTACCCAGGTTCTCATTCAGCAGCTGGAAGAGCGCGGCATCGGCAAGGGCAAGGTGAACTTCCGCATCCGCGACGCCATCTTCGGCCGGCAGCGCTACTGGGGCGAGCCCATCCCGATTTACTATAAGGACGGCGTGGCCTACGGCGTCGCTGAGGCCGACCTACCCCTGGTACTCCCGGAAATCGACGAGTACAAGCCCACTGAAACCGGCGAGCCGCCCCTGGCCCGCGCCAAGGACTGGAAGTACAAGGGCCAGTACGACTACGAGCTGAGCACCATGCCCGGCTGGGCTGGCTCCTCGTGGTACTTCCTGCGCTACATGGACCCCGAAAACCAGGAGCGGTTCGTGGGTCAGGAGGCTGAGCAGTACTGGCAGCAGGTAGATTTATATCTAGGTGGTGCAGAGCATGCTACGGGCCACTTGCTCTACTCCCGCTTCTGGCACCTCTTCCTCAAGGACCTCGGCCTGGTAACCGCCAATGAGCCCTTCCAAAAGCTCATCAACCAGGGCATGATCCTGGGCCGCTCAAACTTTGTGTACCGGTTGAATTTGGCCTATAGCCAAGCGGACGAGAATGGGCAGCTTCAAAAGGTAAGTGGCCCTAACGTATTTGTGTCTAGAAGCATCTACGATGAAATACGTGATGTTTCACTAGAAGAAGCATTGCAGAGCAAAAGAGGCCCTCTTCGCACCAAACTTCGTGAAGTTCTTCGGAACCTCACCCCCGGCTCATCAGACTCCAACAGCTTCGCCAGCGTTGGATTTGGAAGTCCTGCTTTTACGCCTCTTCACGTTGACGTGAACATCGTGGAGAACGATGTGCTCGACATTGACGCCTTCAAAAACTGGCGCGAGGAGTACGCCAACGCGGAGTTTATCCTCGAAGACAATGGCACCTATGTGTGCGGCGTCGAGGTAGAGAAGATGTCGAAGTCGAAGTACAACGTGGTGAACCCCGATACGCTCATTGAGAAGTTTGGAGCGGATGCGTTGCGTTTGTACGAGATGTTCCTCGGGCCGCTGGAGCAGTTCAAGCCCTGGAACACCAATGGCATGAGCGGGGTAGCAGGCTTCCTCAAGAAGCTCTGGCGCCTCTATCACCCCCAGGACGGCGACTTCGCCGTAACCGACGAAACGCCGAAACCTGCTGAGCTGAAGGCCTTGCACAAGGCCATCAAGAAGGTAGAAGAAGACATCGAGAAGTTCTCGTTCAACACCACCGTCAGCGCCCTGATGATTACAGTGAACGAGCTGACGGCCCTGAACACGCACAACCGCGCCGTTCTCGAGCCGCTAGTGGTGCTCATTTCTCCCTACGCCCCGCACTTGGCCGAGGAGCTATGGCAGAAGCTCGGTCATGAAGCTGGCTCCATCAGCTCGGCTTCCTACCCCGAGTTCCGGGAGGAATACTTGGTGGAAGATACCGTGAACTACCCGGTAGCCATCAACGGCAAGGTGCGCGAGCAGCTGCAATTCCCGGCCACCGCTACCGCCGCCGAAATAGAGGCAGCCGTACGTGCCACCGACATTTTGGCCCGCTACGCCGAAGGCAAAGAAGCCAAGAAGGTAATTGTAGTGCCCGGCCGCATGGTGAACGTGGTAGTGTAA
- a CDS encoding TssN family type VI secretion system protein has translation MLNINPQAQARSAAGNLLSNARSSLQQNPTFISVFLYLLSSLLLFALIGAGAVYSPFSYKITFLLVQAASLLVGTLHLFAQRRWLAWFDEDNWAHGTVMTVLAWMAGALGMALLVWMPNLEDRTPPTAYVMATLTAVIPYFFHEAYRAWNRIPMKYYKLWHYQTNAQGPDLARMDLSNFMVLHFWMSRRFGESLYHDFSSKAPYEMHLGDLFHIFLTDYNVLKPDQSLQYLDEQGQPFGWVFYAKQAWWKPRRYLDPDYSFRDNFLKQGDIIVARRVPH, from the coding sequence ATGCTGAATATTAACCCTCAAGCACAGGCCCGCAGCGCGGCAGGCAATCTGCTTTCGAATGCACGCTCGAGCCTGCAGCAGAACCCTACCTTCATCAGCGTTTTTCTGTATCTGCTCAGCAGCCTGCTCCTATTCGCTTTGATTGGCGCGGGTGCTGTGTACAGCCCGTTTTCTTACAAAATCACCTTCCTGCTGGTGCAGGCCGCGTCTTTGCTGGTGGGCACGCTCCACCTGTTTGCCCAGCGGCGCTGGCTTGCCTGGTTTGACGAGGACAACTGGGCGCACGGTACCGTCATGACGGTGCTGGCCTGGATGGCCGGGGCCCTGGGTATGGCCCTGTTGGTATGGATGCCCAACCTGGAAGACCGCACCCCGCCTACGGCCTATGTCATGGCCACGCTGACCGCCGTCATTCCATACTTCTTCCACGAGGCATACCGGGCCTGGAACCGGATTCCGATGAAGTACTACAAGCTCTGGCACTACCAGACCAACGCGCAGGGCCCCGACTTGGCGCGCATGGACCTGAGCAATTTTATGGTGCTGCACTTCTGGATGTCGCGGCGCTTTGGGGAGTCGCTTTACCACGATTTTTCGTCGAAGGCGCCGTATGAAATGCACCTGGGCGACCTGTTTCACATCTTCCTGACCGACTACAATGTGCTGAAGCCCGATCAGTCCTTGCAGTATTTGGACGAGCAGGGGCAGCCGTTCGGGTGGGTTTTCTACGCCAAGCAGGCCTGGTGGAAGCCCCGCCGCTACCTTGACCCCGACTACAGCTTCCGCGACAACTTCCTGAAGCAGGGCGACATTATCGTGGCCCGGCGCGTGCCCCACTAG